The sequence below is a genomic window from Curtobacterium sp. MCPF17_002.
AGCTCCGAGGGTTCCAGCCGAAGAAGAACGCTCCCTGGCGCATCCGACGTGAGGACCTTGACACGTGGTTGGGCGTCAAGCCGGTTGTGCGCCGCGGGCCGCTACGGGCACTCTGACGTCGTGAAGATCGCCATCGCCATCCTGCTGTTCGCCTCGCTCATCTCCTCCGGCCTGGGAACCTGGTGGTCAACCAGGCCGATACAGGTCGTCACGTTCCCGGGTCTGTCGCCACAGTCCGTTCCCGGAAACAAATGGAAGGCGAACCGTGGCGCCCTCGGGCTCGGCATCGGACTGATCCTGACGACGGTCGCCGGGGTGCTCGCGCTCACGCTGTGAGGGGCAAGAACGTCCCTCGTGGCACCCGGGGCGTCCCACCGTCGTGTGTGGCCTTCACGGCCGCCCACAGGGGCTCGTCGATGTCCTCCGGGAACACGACCCCCACCGCGTTCAGGTGCTCCCGCCACGTGAGGATCCGCAGCGCGCTCTCGTCGCCGTCCGCTGCCGCCCGCACGACCAGATCCGCGATCAGCTCCGCCTCAGACATCTCAACGGGCCGCAGCTGCTCCGCGAGCTCCCGGTACTGCGCCCGCTCGAGGTCAGCGCGCCGGCGCCGCTCTCGGTAGTCAGCTTCCCGCGCGCGCTTCGCGTCCGTCAGGGGACCTTTCCGACGGTGAGCTCGACCCATAGAGCCAGTATCGCTCCTAGACCGTCAGAGGGGCGCGGAGACCCGCCTCGGAACGTGCCTGGTCGACACCAGAGTGATGTGATGCCGATGCGGAACATCCGGCCACGAAGCGACCAGCGTAGGAACGACGAACATCAGCGTCGACAACACTTGACCGTGCACCTCGAGCGCACGCCCCTCGGGCCTCGATAAGCCGATCCAGTGCAGCCCCGACTCCCGCAGCGCCTCGAGTTCCTCAGGGATCTGCAGCTGATTGCGGTCGTGCGTGATGATCCCGTCGAACTTCCGGACGGACAGCTCAGCAAAGAGCTCGATGTCCGGGACCCCGGTGAGGTGTTCCTCAACGGCGGAGCTCAACGTCGCGGTCTTCATGAGCGGGCGGAGCGACTTCGCGTAGACATGCGAGACGTTCTCGTCCAGGAACAGGTGGGGCCGCACGGTCAGATCGCTGCGACCTTCGCCGAGAACTCGACAGCATCCTGGGCGGCGGCCGCGCTGACGTTCGGGTAGAGCTCAGTCACGTCCTCAGGGAAGACGCTCTCGTTGTCGACCAGCTGCGCTACGAGGTCATACGGCACGCGAGTGTTCTGGACCGTCGGCCAGCCGCCGAGCGTCCGCAGGTCCACCTGGAGGTGCTCGGATGGGCGCTGGAAATCCACCACCGGCCGACCGCGGAAGTCCTCGAAGCTGCGGAACACGTCCGCGAAGGTAGCGTGCACCGCGTTGCCCGGGTTGCGTACGAGGTCCACCGTCTGATGGCTGTCGGGGTCTAGCACCACGATGGTGTCGCCGTCAGTGCCGAGTGAGTACCGCGACGGGTGCTCGGTGAGCGCGAGCATGTCCATCGTGCTGAACGCGCGCGCGAGGCGTTGCCCGCTCGTCTGAGCTCGGAGGAAGACCAGCGTGCGCAGCGCGACGAGGTCGCGGAACGAGTACAGCGGCGGCCGCTTGGCCCGGGTCTCCGGGACGAGGACGCCGATGCGCCGCCAGCGCTCGAGCTGACTGGGGGTGGCGCCCGTGAGGAGCGATGTGAGCTTGACGTCGAAAGCCAACAGCCCACTCCCTTCTCGCAGTCGCACAGAGCCGATGACCGAAAGCGTAGTCGGAAGATCGCTCACCCATCGGGAGGGCGCACGTTACGTGGTGCCTCTGACACACACGGCAACGAGCCCCGAACGCTGCCGTGTGGCGGTGTCCGGGGCCAGGCGAACCGCGGTCAGTAGACAGCCGGGAACGCTGCCGAGTCGAGCTGAACCCAGCTGTTCCCCGACGCGGCGACGACCGGGAACTTGATCTGCGCGACGCCGTCCGCTCCGATCGACACGACGGCGTCGTACCCGTTCTGGTTGCCGTACACCGGCAGACGGATCGCGTCCGTGGTGTTCGGTCTGAACCGCTCCGGGAGGACCGTGACGGGGTACCAGGTGTTCGCGACCGCGGACGGGATCCCCACGGCGCCGACTAGGCGAGAGACCCCGTCGATCTTCTCGACCGACATCGCCGGCAGGTTGTTGATCGCGACTGCGGGCGACGTCAGCGGGAGCACCACTGCCGGGACCCGGATCGGCTTCGTCAGAGGCGCGTGGATGGCGAGCCCGCTGCGGAGACCGCGCACGCCGCCCAAGTCGGACGACGGGTGGAACGGGCGCCCGTTCACGTACCCCTGCGTCGTTCCGCCGCCGTCGAGGAGGATCGCGGCATCGCAGCCGTTCGTGAGCGCGAGCTGCCCGATCGTGTTGCCCTTGATACCCGCGATGCCGGTCTTCCCCTTCACAAGGATGTACACGAGGTCGCCGTTCGGTCTGCGGCCGAGGATCGATCGCGCGGAGATCGTGGAGGCGAAGAACGACCACGTGGGATCGGTCTCGATGTCACGGACTGCACCGTTCTCGACCACGACCGGACCAAACCCGTACGTCGTGTCGACACCGTCGGTGATCATCTTGTCGGCAGTGTCGCCGTTGGCCTGCCGGTACACACGCCACGATCCATCGTCCATGAAAGCGAGCGCCTCGATGCCCTTCCCGGTCGGCGCCGCATCGGCGCTCCCCCAGCCGGAGTAGTAGACGCCATCCTTGATCTGCATGCCGGTCATCTGCGTCGACTCGTACGCGTCAGCGTTCACGACGACGAACGCACCGGTCAGCGCAGCAGTCGCCTCGGGAGACGCGGACGGGCCCGGAACGGACGAACCAGGCGTCCATCCGCCCGGGTAGACCTTCTCCACGAGATCGTTGACGCGACGTCCGTCAGCGCGGACCACGATGACCTCGTACTCGTAGGAGCTGTCAGCCGCCATGCGAGCGTCGATCGTCGCGGAGGCGCGGGCATGACGCGGCGGCTTCAGCGGGTACCTCGCGTCGAGCTTCGCCATGACCGACGTGGGCAGCGAGCCGTCCGACGTCGCAATGATGTAGCCCGGAAGATCCTGGTATCGGGTGTTCCCGTCACCAACCTTCAGCACGTGCGTGGTGATGTCGTACACCGGCTCGCCGATGGCGGGCACGGGATTGATCGTGGACCACCGGTCGGTGGTGTCGCGGCGGATCTGGATGCGAGTCGGCATCGTCGGGTCTCCTTGAGTCGTCGAGGCCTCAGGCCTCGCCGTGAGCGTCGAGGCGCTCACGGAGTTGCTGTTCTGTGTCGTCGTCGTCCCACGGCTGTCCGATCGCCTCGAGGGCCGTTCGAAGCGCGTCGAGCGGGTCCGTCACGGCTGCAGGCTTGACTGCACGCGACGAGGTCGCGGCGATCGGTTGGGGTAGCGGCACCGAGAGCGCATCTGCAGCGGCCGCAGCAGCCTCGAGGCGGCCACGGCGGCGGTCGAGCGCCCGGCGGGCGGTCGGCTCGAGCGCGTCCCACCAGGTGGCCGCCTGCTGGTTCGCCCACGCCTGGTGCGCGAGGAGCTGCCGCTGCATCTTCAGCAGCCAGGTCTCGATCTTCGAGGTGTCGAGCTCGCGCTCCTCGTACCGCACCCGGAGAACGGAGCCCTCCACCGACGACGAAGCCGCCGCGGTGAGGAAGTGCCGATCCGGCCGGCCCGCGAGTAGGACCCCGTCCCCGGTGAACGGAACGAGGAAGTCGATCCCGAACCCGACGTGGTCGACTCCTAGATCGATCGCGACGAGCTGGCCGTCCTCGGTCGTCGTTCCCACTCCGCGAGCCGTCAGCTCCTCCGGCTCCGTCCGCGTCATCTCGTCGAGCCTGAGCACGACAGGAGTCACACGGGAACGGTCCAAAAGTGGCAGAATCCGGTCCGTTTCGACGTCGAGAACAGCAGCCGCCGGCATCGACGCGATGGCGGCCAGAACCGCATGCTGACGGGCATCGAGCTCCTCAGCGATCCAGTACACGAGGCCTCCTACAGGGCCGAATCCGGAACCCCCCAGACTCACCACGCGCAATGCGAGCAGCAGGACGCGGAGCGGTGCCGGAGCCGAGGGGTTGGGAGGGGGTGGTGTACCCCCGGGTGGGAGAGGCGGGCGACCGGGACGCGGTGGACTAGACGGCAGATCCGGCCGCCCGCTGAGGGAGGCTGAGACGCTGCGTCGGCATCACTCAGGCCGCAGCGCCTCAGCCGGTCTAAGCGCCGGCCTTGATCTTGATGAGGCCGGCGGTGGTGGCGGCGCCGAAGCCGACGCGCATGATCGCGCGGATGCCGGTCTGGTCGAACTCGAACCAGCGGCTCTTGTCGAAGTCGACGGTGACGTTCTTTCGGACGGCCGTGTAGACGTTCGCGCCGGGCAGGCCCCACACGGTGCCGGCGAGGACGTACGGGCTGACGAGCAGCGGAACCCCCAGGACGTTGCGCTGGATGCCGTTCGTGGCTCCGGTGCCGAACAGAGGCAGGTTCGAGCCTGTGCCCTGCTTGATCTTCGCGAGGGCCTTCGCGACCTCAGGCGTGGTCACGAACGCGCGGAGCGTGGCACCTGCAGCGTCCGCCGCGGCGATCGCGTCGACGTACGGGTCGATGCTCATCGTCGGGTCAGCGGCCACCGTGGTGCCGGCGCCGAGCGCCTCGAGGCCGCCGGGACGCTTCGCACCTGCAGCCGGGGCGGCACCGAAGAACGCGGCGTCGATCTTCCTGCTGATGTCGCGGGTCAGGCCAGCGCCGATGAGGCCGGTGACCTGCGGGTTGGTGTCGTCGACGGACTCGTTCGACACGCGGGTGAGGCCGGCGACCTTCTTCGGCGTGATCGCCACCTCGTCGGCAGCCATGTCGGACTCGGGGATCTCTTCGTCCTCGTCGACCCAGTCGGTGTCGGGATCGTCGGTGATCCGCGGGATGGTGACCGAGCGGTTGCCGAGGGAGAGCGGGGTGGTGACCTGCATCGCGACGGATGCGCGGGCCACGGGGATGACGAGCAGCTGAGCGTGGTCGGTGTCGACGAACGTCTCTTCGAGCGTGGGCATGAGGGCTCCTGAGGGAGAGTGATGGATGATCACGCTCGACCTCGGGTCGACCGGTTGCCCTCAGGGCTGCGTGTCCGGT
It includes:
- a CDS encoding phosphodiester glycosidase family protein; protein product: MPTRIQIRRDTTDRWSTINPVPAIGEPVYDITTHVLKVGDGNTRYQDLPGYIIATSDGSLPTSVMAKLDARYPLKPPRHARASATIDARMAADSSYEYEVIVVRADGRRVNDLVEKVYPGGWTPGSSVPGPSASPEATAALTGAFVVVNADAYESTQMTGMQIKDGVYYSGWGSADAAPTGKGIEALAFMDDGSWRVYRQANGDTADKMITDGVDTTYGFGPVVVENGAVRDIETDPTWSFFASTISARSILGRRPNGDLVYILVKGKTGIAGIKGNTIGQLALTNGCDAAILLDGGGTTQGYVNGRPFHPSSDLGGVRGLRSGLAIHAPLTKPIRVPAVVLPLTSPAVAINNLPAMSVEKIDGVSRLVGAVGIPSAVANTWYPVTVLPERFRPNTTDAIRLPVYGNQNGYDAVVSIGADGVAQIKFPVVAASGNSWVQLDSAAFPAVY
- a CDS encoding DUF433 domain-containing protein, with product MSDLPTTLSVIGSVRLREGSGLLAFDVKLTSLLTGATPSQLERWRRIGVLVPETRAKRPPLYSFRDLVALRTLVFLRAQTSGQRLARAFSTMDMLALTEHPSRYSLGTDGDTIVVLDPDSHQTVDLVRNPGNAVHATFADVFRSFEDFRGRPVVDFQRPSEHLQVDLRTLGGWPTVQNTRVPYDLVAQLVDNESVFPEDVTELYPNVSAAAAQDAVEFSAKVAAI
- a CDS encoding phage major capsid protein, producing the protein MPTLEETFVDTDHAQLLVIPVARASVAMQVTTPLSLGNRSVTIPRITDDPDTDWVDEDEEIPESDMAADEVAITPKKVAGLTRVSNESVDDTNPQVTGLIGAGLTRDISRKIDAAFFGAAPAAGAKRPGGLEALGAGTTVAADPTMSIDPYVDAIAAADAAGATLRAFVTTPEVAKALAKIKQGTGSNLPLFGTGATNGIQRNVLGVPLLVSPYVLAGTVWGLPGANVYTAVRKNVTVDFDKSRWFEFDQTGIRAIMRVGFGAATTAGLIKIKAGA